The Canis lupus baileyi chromosome 26, mCanLup2.hap1, whole genome shotgun sequence DNA window CTTGGCCAGTTTGGGCTGTTGCCACTCAAAAGTTCATGACTGCAGATGTCCAGTGTCTTCCTCCGAGTAAACTTGAAGCCTGAAGTAGCCTGAACTCTTTGTGGCAGATAATTGGGTTTGACACCATGAAAAAGGTCCAGTGCTCCTAAAACACGTGACTAGCACCCCTTTCCCGTAGCCATCTTACTGATTTGCACCTTGCGCTCTAGCAGTGGAATCTGTTTCCCTTGTAACTGGGAcctagagaagaaaaggaaaaaagccgCATATCTGTTTCCTGGGTCATACCTTTAAGAGTAATGTTCTGCAGAGATTGCCTTCCACCTGAGAAGTACTCAGCCTTTGAGTGCTTTCTAGCTTGgggcttttaaattttgaaatcgAAACATTCTTCCCCCTGTCCTTTTTttgactgttgactctggtttttcttttcagtctttaaACATCTGTCCTGCTTCCTtacgttttttttctttttgaattttgtcCTTGTCTTCTCTCCATTGTTTAATCTGGCATGGGCCAGGTGGGGGCTTGGAGGGGGTGAGCAGGGTCGGCGAGCACTTTGGTCAGCAGGCTTCGCTTCAGAGAGTTAAGAAGAGCTTCCAGCACATAGCTCTGACTTCCTCCAGTTCTCAGCACTCTTGTTTGCTCTTCAGTCCAACCAAGAATCTGAATCAAAAAGTGTTTTTCAATACCCATGATTTCTCCCTGTGTTGCAGCCAGCCCTGATAACGCTTGTTAGTACCTGTCACCACATCCCCCAAGTGTGCTCCTCCAGCCAAGTTCACAGACCTGTCTGAACAAGACCCTATAATGCAGGGAAGTTGCATGAACACTGCAATGGGGAGAGTCCAGAATAGCCAGGCCTACCAAGTCTCACAGTACCCTTCTCCCTTGAACATTCCACGTTGCTGTAATGTCCACCTGTTTGTCCATCTgctgaaatgagaaaagaaatcttCATGCACTGATttaagacaaaccaaaaaaagaaaaaaaaaaaaaaaaatcccttccccCTTTCTAGCTGAACAAAAACGTGCAGTTAATACTTGGCGCTTGAAAATGCAGTAGTGAATGTGGAACGAGCCTGTCTGTATATCTGGTAGCTCTTTCTTGCTTCGTTTTTCCTTACCAGTATTTCTGCCTCACGTTTGCTTCTGTGACGGTTATATTGCCTAGCAAGCACACCTGTGGTTGTGAAAAtagaatagcaaaaaaaaaaaaaaaaaaaaaagataaaaaagaaaaatccccagTTATTGATGTACTAGATTTGTGTATGTCTTTTAAACAGTTCTAGTTTCCACCTTAACACGGAATAATCAGGAAAAGTGTAAAAattcaaagtgaaataaaaaattttatcagTTGCCTGTGAACTAATGTATGGCGCCATCTGTATCACTGCCAGAACCAGCTACCTCTTCTGACCACACTTCCTTTTGgctctactcttttttttcaaagtgggGAACATCTCTGTTTCATCCTGTCTTGAACCAGAAGTCAAGGTGTTTGTAAAGGGGCAGAAATAACCATTAATAAACAGCCACTCCCAAccctctgcaaaaaaaaaaaaaaaaaaaaaccatctagGTGTTACACTGCTTTTGTAGCTAAATTTCTAAGATTTGCTCTGGAAAGTTAGTTTGCATGCCATTTAAGACACACACCCTCTTTTTAACCCTGAAATGTATACCAAGCCTTTGAGAGAGGTTTGCATGAGGCTTGGTCGTCCTCGGGGTTCTCCCATTCTGTCCTGTTCTAACACTTTCTTGGAACCTGCAGCTCTGTGTCCTCATGGCATTTGCCCCCTCTGCTCAAAACTTCCACACCCATAAGGTGATAGAAAAATCAGGGTACTTTTCAGCCCAAGATTTGTTAGTCTGCTGCTTGCTTGCTCCTGTATGCTGCACAAGTAGACTAGCTTCTGAGCTGTTTATAACCTGTTGAAATCACACCCAAGCAAAGGTTAGTAGGAGGCTACCTGCTTCGCAGTGGTAGGGAACCAAGAGAGTCCCTGTGAGAGGCAAGGGGCAGTCCTGGGAAGAATTACTGGCCCACAGTGCActggcattttcttttaaatgcccCCCACACCATGGGTAGCTTGAGGCTGCAAGCTCAGCTTGGGACCATCCCCCACTGCCTTGTACTGTTAGGGCCCTACTGTCTCCATAGAACAGTAGTGACCCTGATGGGAAGCAGATGGAAAAGCTTAGTCAAAAGAAACTTGGGGGGAAGGGGGgcgctgcctgggtggctcagtgggttgggcatctgactcctttcctctcaggtcatgatctcagggttgtgggacccAACCCCTAGTTGGgatccacacccagcgtggaggattctccttcctctgcccctccccgccccaatcgctctcaaaaaaaaaaaaggaatatcctGGAAAGGATCTTGACCGTACAAGAACTAGTgttggcgcagtggtttagtgcagactgcagcccggggtgtgatcctggagacctgggatcgagtcccacgtcaggctccctccctgcgtggagcctgcttctccctctgcctgtgtctctgcctatgtctctctctctctctctctctctctctcatgaataaataaataaaaatcttaaaaaaaaaaaaaaaagaactatgttgAGGAATTGGACCCAAGTGGAGCCTTCAACCCCAAGTCGTAAAGCTGGTTCCAGAGGGTGTGCTGGGTTTGGGCCGTCTTGAGAAAAAGACTCcttgggggggggcggtggcggggggaggcgggcaggTTGCACCGGCTTTGAAGTTGGGTGTCCGGCTCGGCTCTGGACTGTTCGCCTGGGAGACGCCCGCAACGCACCCGGGCCCTCCACGCCCAGGGGACCGGTTGGGGAGGAAAGCGGGCCCAGGGGCCCCGAAGCCTTGGAACGAGCCTCGCGCAGTCTCCACCCGCGtccccgcggggggcggggtcgggcggccccacctggggctccggGAGCGCCTGAGGGGTCCCAggtgggcgcggggcgggggctaAAGGGAGGGGCGGCCGCTCGGGGGGCAGGGCCCCGGCGCCGCGCCTGGGTTCCCACCATGAACGCCAGCGGCCCGGGCTTCCCGCTCGCCTCGCTCTACGTGGGCGACCTGCACCCCGACGTGACCGAGGCCATGCTGTACGAGAAGTTCTCGCCCGCCGGCCCCATCCTGTCCATCCGCGTGTGCCGCGACGTGGCCACCCGCCGCTCGCTGGGCTACGCCTACATCAACTTCCAGCAGCCGGCGGACGGtgagccccggggcgggggcgggggacggACGACGGACGGACGGACGCACCGACGGACGCCGCCGCgacgcccccacccacccacagcaGCTCGGGCCCCGCCGGCATCTCCGGCTGCTCCTGCATCTCTCATTTTGCagccagggaaactgaggcccagagatacAGGCCCTGCCCCCGAGAGGCCCCTGAGACAGGAACGAGCAATAGGTGTGCGCCTACTGTGTGTTTTCTGGTGCTGCGTTTTACAGAGGAGAAATACTCAGGCTCAGTGAAGACAGGGCCTTGGGGTCAGGCCGACCTCGGGATTAGCAAGCCCGCAGCTGCGCGGCTTTGAGCAATTACTCAGCCATTCTGAGTTCCAGCTGCCTGTCTGAAAAACGGGGTGGTGCCTGCCTTACAGAGCCCTGGGGAGGACGAGAGAGTCCACGCACCTGTGAGGATGCGGGTGATGAGTGGAGAAGCCGCCAGAGCTGGGCCTCGGGCTCGCACCTTTCCCGGCTGCAGACCTGAGTTTGCACCCAAAGTCTCCTCCACTCCAGGCCCTGAAACCAGGATTGCCTAGAGCTTGCCGGGTGGTTATGGCCCCACTTTCTTTGAGGTGGAGAGGATAAAGATGGAGCGCACCGGGTTTTGCCACCAGGGTGTGAGCTTGGCAAGGGTTCGCACTCCGCACCTCCTCTCCGCCTGTGCAGTGGGGCTAACTAAGTCTTATTCCCCAAGAGCGTGGAAGGAGTGAGCTATGTCTAGAGCATCTCCAGTATCCTTGGGTGCATCGTAAGGGCTCGATAAATGCAAACTTGAGAAAAATAATGGCAACTATAACACTGAGGCGtaaaactccagaaaaaaaacaaaagggctGCTCCGGCCAAATCCAAACAACGCCACTCTTACTCTGGGTCTCCTGGGTGGGTGGGAAGGTTTCCTAAAAGAGGATTTGCTGGGGTGGTTCTCCCTGTTTCCCAGCAGGTGACTGCGCTGGATTCCAGAGAGGCTTCTTTGCTTCACCCACCACTGCCTCTAACCTCTTCTGCCAAGCCCTGCACCTCTGACCTTTTGCCAGACTTCACAGATGAGACAAATTGAGCTCTGGGGAAGAGAAAGGACTTTTCCTCTTAGCTGGGAGGGAACAGGCTATTGCAGTGGCAGGGGGATGGGCATAGGCTGCTGTATGCAGACACACTACCATTTACTAAACTCCCATTGTGTGCCAAGCACAAAGTATAAGGCGccttacatatttaattttcagcCTGTCCAAGCACCTGGAGGTAGATAGTAAGACATGGAGATAGGGTAGTATAGTCTCATCATCCCCACTTCACGGGTGAAGAAATAAGCTCAGAGAGGTGTTCTTCCCCCAAAGCCCTAATACTTGGGATTGAATCTCAACGCTGCCTCCTGGCACCTctgagctttgattttttttttttttttcctccctaactGGTGCAATTCTTTGTCTTCTGGGCCCTCCATTCCATTTTCATCTCCTCTGTGTGCTTTCAAAACTGCAGAAGACCTTGCCCCACCACTGACCCTTCcctctttctgagcctcagtttttacTTTGTGAAGGGGGGATAGGAATCCATGCTCCCATGGCTGTTGTGAGAAGCTACATGAGACCCCAgtgggaaggtgggtggagggccATGCACATTCATTCTTTCTGCGTGTCTGCCCCCGAGGCTTCAGGCTCTTCTCTCAAGTCAGACCCAGACAGTGAcactttctttcccccttttttccctcCCAGTGAAGCATCTCAGGGCTCAGGGAAAGAAATACCCTtacttgcttctttctctcctcttcccatccAGCGGAGCGGGCACTGGACACGATGAACTTTGAAGTGATCAAAGGCCAGCCCATCCGCATCATGTGGTCCCAGCGAGACCCAGGACTGCGCAAGTCGGGCGTTGGCAACATCTTCATCAAGAACCTGGAGGACTCCATTGACAACAAGGCCTTGTATGACACCTTCTCCACCTTTGGGAACATTCTCTCTTGCAAGGTGGGTGTGTCCTCTTGCCGGGGAGGggctgtgtcaaataaatatttgtgtggcAGAGGGATCCCAAGCAGAGCCTCGCTTCACAGCCCATACGTCTGATCCATGCAGCtccgggggttggggggcaggtaGTTATTCCAGTTCTCTGGAAGGATCCATCAGAAGTCACCTGTGTATCAGTCAGCTCTTGCTGCGTAAGCAACACCAAAACTTAGAGGCCGTCAACACGAAGCCTTTATTTAGCTCCTAGTTCTGCAGTTGGCATCCAGGCTCTGTTTGGCTGCGCAGTTCTGTGTCCGCTGCATtctgttggccaaagcaagttgTGAGACCAGATTCAGGGAGAGAGGACAGTGGAAATGACAGGATAAAGGCATGGATGGGTACGGGAAGGCTGCTAATTAAGGCCATTAGGGCAGTCAAGCCTTGAGGCTTCCTCTGGGCCACTGAGAATTGGACAGAAGGCTGGATGTGACTCGGGCGAGTCTCCAAGGCCTCATGAGGACCCGTTGTGGTTGTGGCCCAGGTCAGATACAAGGCACACACAGTGTGCGGCCTACCTCAGGAGCTCTCAGGCTGCTGGTTGGAGACAGTGAGACTTTTGGGAAAAGCTGGAAATTGGGCTCTGGAGGGAAAGCCTAGTGAGCCATGTAGTCAGAAGCTCAGGATAGAGAACAATACCATGTGGCTGCCTGGAAAAGGTTTCTGTAGCATGATGGGAAGAGTGCTAGACCTGTATAGTCCAGCCAGCTGCTGAGCAAAGAGTCAGCACAACACAGTCGGTCAGATATAGGACTTTACTGCTGACCAtccagggttcaaatcctgcctcttccACATCCTAGCAGTGTGACCTCGGGCCAGCTGTGTAACCTATCCATACCTCGGCTTCCTCTAAAAGGGGACAGTGGTAGAACTACCTTCTAGGCTTGTTGTGCATGTATGTTAAGTCTAGTCATCTTCACAACACTGAAAGGCCACCTGCCCTCCCACCTCCATTTATCATCTAAGTGATAGTTAGAATAATCAGAAACTTTGATGGCTAGTGACCTTGGATGAGtcatttattcccattttacccCAATCAGGCAGctggggctcagaggttgagaaTTGCCTGGAGGGGCTCTAATAGCAAATAGGACCAGATAAATATGTGACCCCCTTAGCCAGTGCTTGGCCTGGAGTGGGGCCCTGgtcaacatgatttttttttaaatatttaatttatgagagagagagaggcagagatacaggcagacggagaagcaggctccatgcagggagcctaatgtgggactcgatcccaggatcccaggatcatgccccgggccaaaggcaggtgctaaaccactgagccacccagggatccccgtgattAAATCTGGATGGAAGACCTGGGGCTAGAGCTGAGTGTGGAGGGACCCTGTGTGGGGCACAGAGTAAGCCCTGAGACCATAGTCATTCCTTAACCTGGCCATTCTCTTGTACCCAAACCCTCTGTTGGGTGCCCGCCCCTTCCACCTTGTCATTTTCCCCTGTGACCCAGGTGGTGTGTGACGATCACGGCTCCCGAGGCTTTGGCTTTGTCCACTTTGAGACCCACGAAGCCGCGCAGCAGGCCATCACCACCATGAACGGGATGCTGCTGAATGATCGAAAAGTGTGAGTGGTGGGGCGTGGGCACCGCCCTGCCAGGGGACAGGGCTGCCCGTCACCACTCACGGGCACCGGGCACAGAGGCACAGAGCCGCAGCCAGAACTCTGCTGGCCGCGTGACTGCCCTCAGGAGCTCCCTTTCCCTGAGCAAGAATGGGGCTGCTGATATTCCCAAGGGGATTGCTCTGAGCTATAAGGGGATTTCGAAATTCCAGTGGGAACAGCTGACGGCCAGGTCACCACTGGATtgtgatttttgtctgttttccagCCTTCTTGGCTTGGCCATGAATTTTGTTCTTAAACCATTTGTGTTTTCATGGGGTTtttgggggcaggaagggaaTCAGGCCCGAGCGTAGCCTGCTATCTTCACACGTGTGAGTTCGCCACCCCCTCTGGCTTCTCGGGTGAGCCAGCCGAGCTGCAGATGCTGGAGAGAATCCGCTCTGGCCATTCTCTTCCCCGACTTTGGAATCTGCGCCTGGACCGCCAGCCCCAAGCTCAGCACCacggagggaaggaaggaggctcTGAGCTGGAAGATGGACGCAATGAGAATACGTTGTCCAGAGCATCTCAGGGGAGGCTCCAATCAACGAAGCTGAGCCTTGGCGGGCCTTCCTCTGTTCTCAGAAGGATGTGATCTTTGTTAGCTACGGATCGCCGGGTTCATCTTTGCCGTTctgtgttctttaatttttagtGCCAGCTATGACTTGTTTGCGCTAAGTGTGTGATAGACACCATCGAgtctttcttatgttttcttcttaatctAGGATATTCTCCTAGATGTGTGTACATGAACTTGGAaattatgattttgaaaatttaatagtTTTCAGTCCCTGCTTTCTCCCCATAGTAACTCTGGTGTGGATCATGTCTGATTCTCTCACCACTGCTTCCCTGGTACATCTAGGACCTgttaaatgaataagcaaatgccTGTGATTGGAGTTTCAtctccgtttttttttttgttgttgttgttgtttttttaagtaaaaaaaatggggcttgaacttactgCCCTGAGGCCAAGGGTCAcccgctccactgactgagccagccaggcacccttaatCCACAGTTTTATAGGaatgaacactgaggctcagagaggttaagtaacttgcccagggtcacaccgCTAGGCAACTGCAGAGTGAGAATtcaggtcctcatctgtatgacTGTCCAGTTCACTCTTGCCCTTCTCTCCTGTGCACTCAGCTGTATATAGGAGTTCCTGTGCATGTGTCAcaggaatgaatgaaatcttcTTAACCTATGCCAGAACATAGAATCCTGGCTGTTGGAAGTGATCTGGCCTTGGAAGTGTTCCATCTAAAGAGTCTTGCCCTGCCCAGTCTCCTGATGAGGGATACAGGGGCCTTAGAGGCTGGCCGCAATTGACCCAAGTGACCCAGGTTGctgggtgggatgggggtggctGATGGCTGGCAGCTGCCTACCCCGTCCTGTGTCCACAGCTTCGTGGGCCATTTCAAGTCTCGACGGGAGCGGGAAGCGGAGCTGGGAGCTCGGGCCATGGAATTCACCAACATTTATGTGAAGAACCTCCATGTGGATGTGGATGAGCAGGGCCTGCAGGACCTCTTCTCCCGGTTTGGTGGGCGTATTCCCCAAGGGAAGTGGGGATCACTTTGTCTTCTCTCCCCAGgttgggctgggaggaggggcctTTCTGGGCTTCCTGAGGAGTTGGGGGAAGCACTGAGGAGTCTAAAGCCACACtgggggggaagggaagggcacATCTTGGGGCCTCCCAAACTCCCCTTTGAGCCAGGTTGGCCCTTCCCAGGAAAGATGCTGAGTGTGAAGGTGATGAGGGATGACAGCGGCCACTCTCGGGGCTTCGGCTTTGTCAACTTTCAGAAGCATGAGGAAGCCCAGAAGGTAGGAGTCTCCCCACGGCTCTGTTTCACGGAGGAGTACCATGCCAGCACTAGGAAGAAAGGAGATCAGGAACAGAGGGCTCCAGCTGCCATAGAAAAGAAGAATGTCACTCCCCAGCCTGGGCCCACACCATTCAGGGCCCTTCCCACCTGTGGCAAAGGCAGAAAGTTTTAGCCtcctttggttgcttccaagccCTAGGACTGACTACTTTTCATAGATTCTTGCCACACATGGGAGGTAGAGGGGCATCTGAGATAGCCACTGCCCTCTTCTTGAATTGATGGGGAttgaggctggggaggggaagTGCTAGGTTTTTCTTTGCTCTCGGGTCTTTGCAGATGctgtttctcaaaacctttcccttcTCTTGCTCTTTAGATTAGCACtgcccaatagaaatataatgggaGCCACATGTGAGATTTAACATAGTCACattaaaaagggtaaaaaaaaccctattttaataatgtttcatTCAACTTAACATACTGAAATCCCTCTAATGTGTACTCaatataaaaattgagatattttacattcccCTCTTTCagtattaattctttgaaatctggtgCTCCTAGCACATGTCAACTCAGACAAGCCATATTCCAAGTGCtcaatagctacatgtggctagtgaTCACCATGTTGGACAGTGTGGCTTTAGACTACTTATTGCTTACCCTGTGGGTTTCTGCTTATACTttccctcctccaagaagcctctcCAGTCCTCATGCTTCTGGTGAGGtgcccctctgcctctttccatcAGTAACACAGATCTCCATGTATAGGACTGAGGGTAGAGACTGGATCTCGTTTCACTGCTAAGTCTCTAGTGTTGCACCTGCCAGTAGGTACCGGATACTTATTGGCTGAACAAGTGAATGGAACAAGGTCTCATGGTGACAGAGCTCGAGTAATGTTTTCCCATTTGGCTTCCCACCCTAAAGCTCTTTCCCAAGCTGCTGCCCCCTTAAGACCATTGGACATGGGGGATTTCAGCTCACTGTGGATTCTGACTAGAAATCTGACCCAGTGCCTTCTTGATAGCAGCCACTTCTCACAGAGCGCTTATCACgagccaagcactgtgctaatcGCTGCATAcactctcctctctgctcccctagGGTGGACTCAACAGTTATTACCAGGTGTCACAAGGTTATAGCTGGTAAGAGGCAACACTGGGATAGAACCAGCTCTTTCTGACTATGAAGTTTTGCTCTTAAGTGAATGGCCCCTTTGAAAAGATGACCTGTTATGTATCATTGGACAAATCCCACCCTCTCGCTAGGCTTTGGTTTTCTCAACTGTGAAATGATGAGTTGGAGTAGGTGGGTGAAGCTTCAGAGGTCCATAGACTCCAAGGTCTTACTTACATTACTTCGGTAATGACTTGTTTACTTTCTGGAGTGTAAATTTGttttacagtgttatattagtttcaagtgtacaatatagtcatTCAACAATTCCAACACACCTTGATGTTTATAACcacattacttacaatagccaaattgtggaatcagcccaaaatgtccatcaagtgacaaatggataaagaagatgtggggtgtgtgtgcatgcatatgtgtgtgtgtgtatatatacttatacacattggaatattactcaaaaaagaatgaactcttgttaaataggtgatggggattgaggatTGCACTTGATGAGCACCTgctgttgtatggaagtgttgaatcactatattgtacacctgaaactaatattacactgtgttaactaacctATTTCAcctaccccaccccctcccctctgctaaccatcagttctctacaatgaaatgtctgtttcttggtttgcctccctctcttttttcccccttctctcatttgttttcttaaactcCACCTACATTACGGAATTAAATCATGTGATCTTCATCTTTCTCTaactattttgcttagcattatattttctagctccatccgtgtCCTTGaaatggcaagctttcattcttttttgtggctgaataatcaaaactatagtcatcaaaacagtatggtactagcacaaaaacagacacatagatcaatggaacagaatagaaaacccaggcAGTGATCTTTTAAGACTGTTGTAGAAATAGCAGTTCTTGGGGCCTGAGAGTTTATTTACATGGATTTACATATTTAGGTAGGGAAGCAccattatatgaaaatatttaaaccaaCTAGTTGACTGCATAAAAAGTCAGTTCCCCCttagtttaagccccatgtttggacatagagcttactttaaaaagtcCCCTTTCAAACATTTCTCCTCATCAATACTAGTGTCTACTCCTGACTATTGAGCTGATACACAAGTCTACCGTTTgccgattttttttttcaggtaagtCTAAATTCAGTTCACGTGCATTAAGAGAAGTTGCACATCTTGTAGAAGATGTAGGGTTTTGTGCATTCACAGCCACTGATAATTTAGAATGTGGCAGTCTTAGGGCAGCtaactgaagaaatgaaaaaggaaaaagggttaaggcatgtttcttaaaaatgaaagccCTCATAGTTAGCAAAACAGAATCTTTCTGCTGTGAAATCCAACATGAAGTGAAGGCTGTTAATTATGCACTTGTGCCATTTTGAAAGAATTCTGCTTGCTTAGATAATCAGGGAGTTAAGAACCTAAATGTGAAATATGGGAAACTTtgcttatttcaattttttaaaatagagcttccatcaaattttttatttttttaagatttttatttattcatgagacagagagacagagacacaggcagagggaaagcaggctccctgtaaggagcctgatgtgggactcgattccaggaccccgggatcatgacctgagtcaaaggtggctgctcaatcactgagccacccaggtgcccccagattttttaaatctatggcTTACTCTGAGATTTTGTGGGCTTCATCCTGGTACTAATTCTTCTCAGCGAACAAGACTGGCCTAGGTTGCAGTTGGCCCCCTTGAGGCCTGGACGCTAGGACTGAGAGGCCAGGGCCACGTggcggcggggggtggtggtTACTGAGGACTCTGGCCCCTTCCTTGCCCAGGCTGTGATGGACATGAATGGGAAGGAGGTGAGCGGGCGGCTGCTGTACGTGGGCCGGGCCCAGAAGCGGGTAGAACGGCAGAGTGAGCTGAAGCGCAGGTTTGAGCAGCTGAAGCAGGATCGGCTGACCCGTTACCAGGTGACAGATCCCCGGTGACAGCTGCTGCTGTGTGAGAGTGtctggaggggaggggactgGATGTGAAGCCTCcctccagcaatcccacttctgggaacTTGGCTTTAGAGGTTGTGGGGGGCTGCAGCTTCCAGGTGATGGGCATGCTGAGTGATGGGGGCATGGGTGCCATGCAAGACTGGAAACAG harbors:
- the PABPC1L gene encoding polyadenylate-binding protein 1-like isoform X1, whose product is MNASGPGFPLASLYVGDLHPDVTEAMLYEKFSPAGPILSIRVCRDVATRRSLGYAYINFQQPADAERALDTMNFEVIKGQPIRIMWSQRDPGLRKSGVGNIFIKNLEDSIDNKALYDTFSTFGNILSCKVVCDDHGSRGFGFVHFETHEAAQQAITTMNGMLLNDRKVFVGHFKSRREREAELGARAMEFTNIYVKNLHVDVDEQGLQDLFSRFGKMLSVKVMRDDSGHSRGFGFVNFQKHEEAQKAVMDMNGKEVSGRLLYVGRAQKRVERQSELKRRFEQLKQDRLTRYQGVNLYVKNLDDSIDDEKLRKEFSPYGVITSAKKRRQRP